One genomic region from Flagellimonas oceani encodes:
- a CDS encoding helix-turn-helix domain-containing protein, with protein sequence MPNSDDFRVKRIQRMLLEMAKGNFFYSIEPSDKNDNIASLVVMLNMVNEEIGAAFIHQGFANAHNTPQCVIQLSMILDANGHIELLTNGTCSLLSYPPKDLFGKHITEFMTERSWERWTKKMAKHLKRERSETVLFLEFITNDGLLLAKDCQISVYQALDGSGQKILLNSVFFSKGEPFETGLPKNKLKVTKGIKEHKVTLTPEDIQIIRDVHDMIINNLDKDLPTLQDLARQKGTNEYKLKYGFKQIYGTTIFRFLIRERLRMARTLIQHSTLTIKQIIQMTGFKSKTHFSRAFKDKYGMSPTDLRS encoded by the coding sequence ATGCCGAACAGCGATGACTTTAGGGTAAAACGGATACAGAGGATGCTCTTGGAAATGGCCAAGGGCAATTTCTTCTATTCCATTGAGCCTTCGGATAAAAATGACAATATTGCTTCTTTGGTGGTCATGCTGAACATGGTCAATGAGGAAATAGGGGCGGCCTTTATCCATCAAGGTTTTGCAAACGCGCACAACACCCCACAATGTGTCATCCAACTGTCCATGATCTTGGATGCGAATGGCCACATTGAACTGCTGACCAACGGCACATGCTCCCTATTGTCCTATCCCCCTAAGGATCTTTTCGGAAAACATATCACTGAATTCATGACCGAACGGTCCTGGGAAAGATGGACCAAGAAGATGGCCAAGCATTTGAAGCGGGAGCGGTCTGAAACGGTATTGTTCCTGGAATTCATTACGAACGATGGTCTTTTGCTGGCCAAGGATTGTCAAATATCGGTGTACCAGGCCTTGGATGGGAGCGGTCAAAAAATCCTGTTGAACTCCGTCTTCTTTTCCAAGGGGGAGCCTTTTGAAACGGGGCTGCCCAAAAATAAACTCAAAGTAACCAAGGGTATCAAGGAACATAAGGTCACGTTGACGCCAGAGGACATCCAAATCATCAGGGACGTCCATGATATGATCATCAACAACTTGGACAAGGACCTTCCCACCTTGCAGGATCTTGCCCGTCAGAAGGGCACCAATGAGTACAAACTGAAATATGGTTTCAAACAGATTTACGGGACGACCATTTTTAGATTTCTGATCAGGGAACGTCTTCGAATGGCAAGGACCCTGATCCAGCACAGCACCTTGACGATAAAGCAAATCATCCAAATGACCGGCTTTAAGAGCAAGACCCATTTTTCAAGGGCATTCAAGGACAAATATGGAATGTCCCCTACTGATTTAAGGTCATAA
- a CDS encoding MauE/DoxX family redox-associated membrane protein, with product MQRSKDIRFWLPYSISVLCAILFIYAATSKLWDFQQFKVQLGQSPILTAYAGWVAWSVPLIEYILAILLFMDRFRLYALYASLGLMTMFTTYIFLVLNFSDYIPCSCGGVLEDLGWTEHIIFNVFFMSLSILAIWYCEQTTILKTRTC from the coding sequence ATGCAGCGTTCAAAAGACATCAGGTTTTGGCTCCCTTATTCGATCAGTGTACTCTGTGCCATTCTATTCATCTATGCCGCCACTAGCAAACTATGGGATTTCCAACAATTCAAGGTACAATTGGGCCAATCCCCTATCTTGACCGCTTATGCTGGATGGGTGGCCTGGTCGGTTCCTTTGATAGAATATATTTTGGCCATTCTCCTTTTCATGGACCGGTTCCGCCTATATGCGCTTTATGCCAGTTTGGGACTGATGACCATGTTCACCACTTACATTTTTTTAGTCCTAAATTTTAGTGATTACATCCCTTGTTCCTGTGGCGGTGTGTTGGAAGATCTGGGATGGACAGAGCATATCATATTCAATGTTTTCTTTATGTCCCTTTCCATACTGGCAATCTGGTATTGTGAGCAGACTACAATCCTAAAAACCCGAACATGTTAA
- a CDS encoding DUF6520 family protein: MKTRAIKFFIPALAIVFAIAASAFTAMDTQADEFTLIDGYIETGDPQQPCELVEDVDCQLTGNQDCTYSVYPYPAVYQFEGETMCTKQLSRTSH, translated from the coding sequence ATGAAAACAAGAGCAATCAAGTTTTTTATCCCGGCATTGGCCATTGTATTTGCCATAGCCGCCAGCGCCTTTACTGCCATGGATACCCAGGCAGATGAATTCACATTAATAGATGGTTATATCGAAACAGGTGACCCGCAGCAACCCTGTGAACTTGTAGAGGATGTGGACTGTCAATTGACCGGGAATCAAGACTGTACGTATTCGGTTTACCCTTACCCAGCTGTTTACCAGTTTGAAGGGGAAACCATGTGTACCAAACAATTAAGCAGGACCAGTCATTAA
- a CDS encoding zinc-dependent metalloprotease, whose product MRGIDMVRHMNRRFLFSCIVWLAACPLWGQATFVLKGHLKDDRLILEMDKQLMDVPMLLVRHEIGFHQVTWSKEGRHLLLYMGLVPSEVGIQVPPLFTNQRIERQLLGRFPILEGNPDESTISIDATDLFVKTYIRWNIQSQETIKGNLTFIKAVEHREAEVIVRTVRTMERQGDNSTENADFSLYLLPDPMRPRLFDHRMGYESEGTFSSINWATKSEKGSSTRWRLVKKDMKSVISPPIKPIVLYLDPKIPDKWKPYVRSGIEEWLPAFKEAGFSNAIEVRELEKGTKEDFGQQMGISMVHWVDKSHIRGKEGGGSNCQKVTDFRTGEILKADIYLTNPMGLAQDYFVRCAPLDKRAQRFPFPDDLMGRLIQSVTAHETGHALGLRDGNYGEYAYPFVRMRDTQWLQRMSHVPSIMSYSRHHHIAQPEDGISTDLLLQRVGPMDLYQIKWGYTPIPDAKDPWEELPYLERLIRVQDSVPWFRFTVKINPPLGPGGTEEVADNNDPIQSMALGLKNLERVMDIIPETTQGPRDDGLLEQLHEKTLEFWYKQMYHVLSMVGGYSMQYKDGNQNGPLFVPIAMEEQLQALDFLLENGFKAPKWISKPSYEERLHNSEDKNLLLGNQLRLLKDLMEPARWKRMEFMEEGHGFEGLTELMMSKIQEGLFEELEQQEVIVEKHRQALQMGYVMEMETALQTKRDLVRGLSGYNRYQQGQYVLGGIRSKKPLLLKKILKGLDHSQHPSTQGHLMMCRDYLCNAPIEE is encoded by the coding sequence ATGAGGGGTATTGATATGGTAAGGCACATGAACCGGCGGTTCTTGTTTTCATGTATTGTTTGGTTAGCTGCCTGTCCCCTTTGGGGGCAGGCTACCTTTGTATTAAAGGGCCATTTGAAAGATGACCGCTTGATTTTGGAGATGGATAAACAGCTAATGGACGTCCCGATGCTCCTGGTTCGCCACGAGATAGGATTCCACCAGGTAACTTGGTCAAAGGAAGGGAGACACCTCCTGTTGTACATGGGATTGGTCCCTTCGGAGGTGGGGATTCAGGTTCCCCCACTATTTACGAACCAACGTATAGAACGTCAATTGCTGGGTCGTTTTCCCATTCTGGAGGGGAATCCAGATGAAAGCACCATTTCCATTGATGCCACCGATCTGTTTGTCAAGACATATATTCGTTGGAATATACAGAGCCAAGAGACCATAAAGGGAAATCTAACCTTTATCAAGGCTGTTGAACATAGGGAAGCAGAGGTCATTGTTCGGACGGTACGAACCATGGAAAGGCAAGGTGATAACAGCACGGAGAATGCGGATTTCAGCCTGTATCTATTACCCGATCCCATGAGGCCCCGTTTGTTCGATCACCGGATGGGGTATGAAAGTGAGGGTACTTTCAGTTCGATTAACTGGGCAACGAAATCCGAAAAGGGTAGTAGCACGCGATGGAGATTGGTTAAAAAGGACATGAAAAGTGTCATTTCACCCCCGATAAAGCCCATTGTCCTTTATTTGGACCCAAAAATCCCGGATAAATGGAAGCCCTATGTTCGCTCTGGTATCGAGGAATGGCTCCCGGCCTTTAAGGAAGCCGGTTTTAGCAATGCGATAGAGGTAAGGGAGCTGGAAAAGGGTACAAAAGAAGACTTTGGACAACAGATGGGTATTTCCATGGTACATTGGGTCGATAAATCGCACATTCGAGGTAAGGAGGGTGGAGGTTCAAATTGCCAGAAAGTGACCGATTTTCGAACAGGGGAGATACTCAAGGCGGATATTTACTTGACCAATCCTATGGGACTTGCACAGGATTATTTTGTTCGGTGTGCTCCATTGGACAAACGGGCACAACGTTTTCCTTTCCCGGATGACCTTATGGGGAGACTGATCCAATCCGTGACCGCCCATGAAACGGGTCATGCCCTTGGTCTGAGGGACGGTAATTATGGGGAGTATGCCTATCCCTTTGTAAGGATGCGGGACACCCAATGGCTCCAGCGCATGTCACACGTACCGAGCATCATGAGCTATTCCCGGCACCACCATATTGCGCAGCCGGAGGATGGCATATCGACCGATTTGTTGTTGCAACGGGTCGGTCCCATGGACCTATACCAGATCAAATGGGGGTATACGCCCATTCCAGATGCAAAGGACCCTTGGGAAGAATTGCCCTATCTTGAACGATTGATTAGGGTTCAGGATTCCGTTCCATGGTTTCGTTTTACCGTAAAGATCAATCCACCCCTTGGACCCGGGGGTACGGAAGAAGTTGCAGATAACAATGATCCAATACAAAGCATGGCATTGGGTCTTAAGAATCTCGAACGGGTCATGGACATCATACCTGAAACCACCCAAGGACCTAGGGATGATGGACTTTTGGAACAATTGCATGAAAAGACACTGGAGTTTTGGTACAAACAGATGTACCATGTATTGTCCATGGTAGGAGGATATTCCATGCAATACAAGGATGGAAACCAAAATGGACCGTTATTTGTTCCCATTGCAATGGAAGAGCAGTTACAGGCTTTGGATTTTTTGTTGGAAAACGGTTTTAAGGCACCCAAATGGATTTCCAAACCTTCTTATGAAGAGCGACTGCACAATAGCGAGGACAAAAATCTATTGCTCGGAAACCAATTGAGACTTCTCAAGGATTTAATGGAACCAGCCAGATGGAAACGAATGGAATTTATGGAAGAGGGACATGGGTTTGAAGGCTTGACCGAATTAATGATGTCCAAAATCCAAGAAGGACTTTTTGAGGAGTTGGAACAACAGGAGGTCATTGTTGAAAAACACAGACAAGCACTTCAAATGGGTTATGTGATGGAAATGGAGACCGCACTCCAAACGAAACGGGATTTGGTTAGGGGGTTGTCTGGATATAATCGCTATCAGCAAGGGCAATATGTCCTTGGGGGTATTCGATCTAAGAAGCCATTGCTCCTTAAGAAAATCCTAAAGGGCTTGGACCATAGTCAACATCCTTCGACTCAAGGCCACCTAATGATGTGCAGGGACTATTTGTGTAATGCTCCAATTGAAGAATAA
- a CDS encoding RagB/SusD family nutrient uptake outer membrane protein — protein MKTYLKKLLLIFPLLVSCEDFLDLSPPKNQLVGEHVFEEAATVDGVFAHIYTGLRESAFTAGTGSGISYALGHYADELDHLSENQPVTRNFYNNSVLPGDSSVDGLWNSSYKLIYDCNSILEGVENSSSLSQMEKDRFMGEAFFLRAFLHFYLVNLFGDIPYVDNTDYRANLKLSGMERDAVYERILEDARKARELLANQGSLGNQFRPDQWTATTFLARVYLYMENWESAREEAEYVISEGPFLLEEELESVFLKDSQETLWHLGAGAPGENTEEGNTFIAFNAPPRYTALSNALLDSFEAGDGRYVHWVGSISDDSQTWYFPFKYRYNGLTDETMEYSILFRLAEPYLISAEAHAQLGALVEGSYYVNKVRERADLPPLPMMERDDLLGAIYHERRIEFFSEQGHRFFDLKRTGRANGILSMTKPYWDGTDILLPLPENELLKNPNLLPQNEGY, from the coding sequence ATGAAAACATATTTAAAAAAACTTTTATTGATTTTTCCCTTGTTGGTCTCCTGTGAGGATTTTTTGGACCTCTCCCCCCCAAAGAACCAATTGGTAGGGGAGCATGTCTTCGAGGAAGCGGCGACGGTAGATGGGGTATTTGCCCATATCTACACAGGGCTTCGGGAGTCAGCATTTACCGCGGGCACAGGGTCGGGGATTTCGTATGCCTTGGGACATTATGCGGATGAATTGGACCATTTGAGTGAAAACCAACCGGTAACACGCAATTTTTACAACAATAGCGTGCTGCCAGGGGACAGTAGTGTGGACGGTCTATGGAATTCCAGTTATAAACTTATCTATGATTGCAACAGCATTCTGGAGGGCGTGGAAAATTCCAGTTCATTGTCGCAAATGGAAAAGGATCGATTCATGGGGGAAGCTTTCTTTCTGAGGGCATTCCTGCACTTTTATTTGGTGAACTTGTTCGGGGATATTCCCTATGTCGATAACACGGACTATAGGGCCAACCTAAAGTTATCTGGAATGGAACGTGATGCCGTTTATGAACGAATCTTGGAAGATGCACGAAAAGCAAGGGAATTGTTGGCCAACCAAGGATCTTTGGGTAACCAATTCAGGCCCGATCAATGGACCGCTACAACATTTTTGGCAAGGGTATACCTCTATATGGAAAATTGGGAATCGGCAAGGGAAGAGGCCGAGTATGTTATCTCTGAGGGTCCCTTTTTGCTGGAGGAAGAGCTGGAAAGTGTTTTTTTAAAGGATAGCCAAGAAACCCTATGGCATTTGGGTGCCGGAGCTCCCGGGGAGAATACTGAGGAAGGAAACACTTTCATAGCCTTCAATGCCCCACCGAGATACACGGCATTGAGCAATGCACTTTTGGACAGTTTTGAAGCCGGAGATGGAAGATATGTGCATTGGGTGGGATCTATTTCCGATGACAGTCAAACTTGGTATTTTCCTTTCAAATACAGGTATAATGGGCTCACGGATGAAACCATGGAATATTCCATTCTGTTCAGATTGGCAGAGCCCTATTTGATCTCAGCAGAGGCCCACGCACAGTTGGGAGCGTTGGTTGAAGGAAGTTACTATGTGAACAAAGTAAGGGAAAGGGCCGATTTGCCCCCACTTCCCATGATGGAAAGGGATGACCTCTTGGGCGCCATTTACCATGAAAGGAGAATCGAGTTTTTTTCGGAACAGGGCCATCGCTTTTTTGACCTGAAAAGAACGGGAAGGGCCAATGGTATCCTTTCGATGACCAAACCCTATTGGGACGGTACGGATATCCTATTGCCGCTACCGGAGAACGAATTGTTGAAAAACCCAAACCTTTTACCACAAAATGAGGGGTATTGA
- a CDS encoding SusC/RagA family TonB-linked outer membrane protein translates to MKQSISYMCRGTLFMLLYVFLMPFFLINVQAGTVLEPPQATVSGTVTDTSGNPLAGVNLVVESKNIGTISDFDGSFSINAGPTDVIIFSMVGFKSLTVPIAGREEVIVQLEEDVTVLKEVVLNAGYYTVSEREHTGNIEKVTAVDIEKQPISNPLVALQGRMAGVEVQQTSGLPGAKFNIKIRGRNSIRSDANEPLYIVDGVPYSSTSLGEGQASLALSSGAISPLNNINPMDIESIEVLKDADATAIYGSRGANGVVLITTKRGKTGETRVEINLLTGMGKVSRTLDLMGTSDYLAMRREAFANDGVENYPANAHDINGNWDQGRETDWQKLFFGRTSYLTNAQVSVSGGDVRTRFLVSGNYHGQTSVFPGDHKNDKVTFSANIGHKGMDDRLSLQLSTSFTTNRNNLPGDGLLVQQAYFVPPNGPEPYTEDGSLNWENSTWTNPLVGFERKYESNASTLIGNLTLGYELTKDLTLKTNLGYTENHLREINTNPHTRYDPVYGAGPENSSVLHNQGKRTSWILEPQLDYKVVFGDVTLGALVGATFQEQKGDRLSQYGFGFTSNKLIENLSAASRLSLLADEEQQYRYQALYGRVNLGLMDRYFLNLTGRRDGSSRFGPNKRFGNFGAIGAAWLFSEEGIVQKVPYLSFGKIRASYGTSGSDQIGDYQYLDTYSMGSDQYQGVLGIYPTRLFNPDYNWEENRKWELSMDLGWFHDRVFISGSYYNNRSSNQLVGIPLPATTGFSSINGNLEATVENRGWELELSTVNARSERFQWTSSFNLTLPKNLLVSFPNLEESTYANQLVVGESLNSVKLYQWNGVDTETGLHTFEDFNGDGTISSLNDRSIIKNLDPKFYGGLSNHVSLGRFELDCLFQFTKQSGLNFLSRAAPPGVMANQPKVVLQRWQQVGDVTDFQRFSSGTPDTYRAFQLYQQSTAVATDASFIRLQNISVSYQLASRPTEGFSCDLFLRGQNLFTWTNYLGTDPEARNPLAVPSLRMLSIGTRLNF, encoded by the coding sequence ATGAAACAATCAATATCATACATGTGCAGGGGGACCCTGTTCATGCTCCTATATGTCTTTTTAATGCCATTCTTTTTAATCAATGTACAGGCGGGCACAGTCTTGGAACCACCACAAGCCACTGTTTCCGGCACCGTGACCGATACCTCCGGGAATCCCTTGGCCGGGGTAAACCTTGTGGTGGAATCCAAGAATATCGGAACCATATCAGATTTTGATGGTTCCTTTTCTATCAATGCAGGTCCTACCGATGTGATTATCTTTTCCATGGTGGGCTTTAAATCCCTTACTGTTCCCATTGCTGGTCGAGAGGAAGTTATCGTCCAATTGGAAGAGGATGTCACGGTGTTGAAGGAAGTGGTACTGAATGCTGGATATTATACTGTCTCAGAAAGGGAACACACGGGAAATATTGAAAAGGTGACCGCTGTGGACATTGAGAAACAGCCCATATCAAATCCCTTGGTGGCCTTGCAGGGTCGGATGGCAGGCGTAGAGGTCCAACAGACTTCGGGCCTTCCGGGGGCCAAGTTCAACATCAAGATTCGGGGCCGGAACAGCATCCGATCGGATGCCAATGAACCCTTATATATTGTGGATGGGGTACCCTATTCGTCGACAAGCCTAGGGGAGGGGCAGGCATCACTGGCATTGTCCTCAGGTGCGATAAGTCCACTGAACAACATCAATCCAATGGATATCGAGAGCATCGAGGTGCTCAAGGACGCGGATGCAACGGCCATTTATGGGTCCCGAGGGGCCAATGGGGTGGTATTGATAACCACAAAGCGGGGAAAGACAGGTGAAACACGCGTAGAGATCAATCTATTGACGGGAATGGGAAAGGTTAGCCGAACCTTGGACCTGATGGGCACATCCGACTATTTGGCCATGCGAAGGGAGGCCTTTGCCAACGATGGGGTGGAGAATTATCCAGCCAATGCCCATGATATCAATGGAAACTGGGACCAGGGCAGGGAGACCGACTGGCAAAAGCTGTTCTTTGGCAGGACATCCTATCTCACCAATGCGCAGGTTTCGGTGTCTGGTGGTGATGTGCGGACCCGGTTTTTGGTCAGTGGGAACTATCATGGGCAGACCAGTGTTTTTCCCGGGGACCACAAAAATGACAAGGTGACCTTTTCGGCCAATATAGGGCACAAGGGCATGGACGATAGATTGTCCCTTCAGCTATCCACCAGTTTTACCACCAACAGGAACAACCTTCCAGGGGATGGGCTACTGGTGCAGCAAGCCTATTTTGTTCCGCCCAACGGTCCAGAGCCCTATACTGAAGACGGGAGCCTGAATTGGGAGAACTCCACTTGGACCAATCCCTTGGTCGGGTTCGAACGGAAATATGAATCCAATGCCTCGACCTTGATCGGAAACCTGACATTGGGCTATGAACTGACCAAGGACTTGACGTTAAAAACAAATCTGGGCTATACCGAAAACCACTTGCGGGAGATCAATACCAATCCCCATACAAGATATGATCCTGTCTATGGAGCCGGCCCCGAAAACTCCAGTGTGCTGCACAACCAAGGAAAAAGGACTTCATGGATTTTGGAGCCCCAATTGGATTATAAGGTCGTGTTCGGGGATGTTACATTGGGAGCCCTTGTCGGAGCGACCTTCCAAGAACAAAAAGGAGACCGCCTTTCCCAATATGGTTTTGGGTTCACCAGCAATAAACTGATCGAGAACCTTTCTGCGGCTTCCAGATTATCACTTTTGGCGGACGAGGAACAACAATACCGATATCAGGCCCTATATGGGAGGGTCAATCTTGGTCTTATGGACAGATATTTCTTGAACCTGACCGGGCGTAGGGATGGTTCCAGTCGATTCGGGCCCAACAAACGCTTTGGGAATTTTGGGGCCATCGGGGCCGCATGGCTCTTCTCGGAAGAAGGGATTGTCCAGAAGGTTCCCTACCTAAGCTTTGGAAAAATAAGGGCCAGCTATGGGACATCGGGTAGCGACCAGATAGGGGATTACCAGTATTTGGATACCTATTCCATGGGATCGGATCAATATCAAGGGGTCTTGGGAATCTACCCAACAAGGTTGTTCAATCCAGACTATAATTGGGAGGAAAACAGAAAGTGGGAACTATCCATGGACCTGGGATGGTTCCATGACCGTGTCTTTATCAGTGGGAGCTATTATAATAATCGTTCCTCCAACCAATTGGTGGGTATACCTTTACCTGCAACCACAGGATTTTCTTCCATCAACGGTAATTTGGAAGCCACCGTGGAAAACCGGGGGTGGGAACTGGAGCTCAGTACGGTCAATGCTCGATCGGAGAGATTCCAATGGACCTCTTCCTTTAACTTGACACTGCCCAAAAATCTGCTAGTGTCCTTTCCAAATCTGGAAGAGTCCACCTATGCCAATCAATTGGTGGTAGGAGAGTCCTTGAACAGTGTTAAGTTGTACCAATGGAACGGGGTGGATACCGAAACGGGGCTACATACCTTTGAAGATTTCAATGGGGATGGGACAATATCTTCCTTGAATGACCGGTCAATCATCAAAAATCTTGACCCTAAGTTCTATGGTGGACTTTCCAATCATGTTTCCTTGGGGAGGTTTGAATTGGATTGTCTGTTCCAGTTCACCAAACAATCCGGTCTTAATTTTCTGTCCCGTGCCGCACCTCCTGGCGTAATGGCCAATCAACCCAAAGTAGTATTGCAGCGGTGGCAACAAGTTGGGGACGTGACGGACTTCCAACGGTTCTCTTCGGGTACCCCGGATACGTACAGGGCCTTTCAATTGTACCAACAAAGTACCGCAGTGGCCACTGATGCCTCCTTCATCAGGTTGCAAAATATATCGGTATCCTATCAATTGGCCAGCCGGCCAACAGAAGGGTTTTCCTGTGACCTCTTCCTGAGAGGCCAAAATCTCTTCACTTGGACCAATTATCTGGGAACCGATCCGGAAGCAAGGAACCCGCTGGCGGTCCCATCATTGCGGATGCTATCCATAGGGACCAGGTTGAATTTTTAA
- a CDS encoding FRG domain-containing protein: MAKREISNLDLKVQFTNEYLRSGGLEKIFNPNLLQDLIDMEFDHNGKANPESVTPRANAFMMALLGSQLQPPYYSKDFISEYSSILQKSKCFDQINIDTTEHFDKIYDEYKVKEDMLFRGQREARWRLYSNLQRYWILHKLHEEENSFEEFLDKLVTNGKVDYEEYIKQILSEHNIDSLNAISILGFLQHHSCPTPLLDWTYKFQNALFFGLDGLELNQGAKEIDDYFSLFYIEEEYMGEGGMRKLMDGSFEDVGQSLTLELIAKIAKDDKQRLEMEEHFKGRSIIDKSKVFGSGLVKFVTEIKHMVKIPLSFFSDKDAESGFIFSLNNSKNIQNQVGVFTWNADPIKPLEIVGNEQYLEAKEENEPEEYRFCCCLNINKKLADHIRKRLEYDGITRDYIYPTPEINTWDIYEKSRTKNSR; this comes from the coding sequence ATGGCAAAAAGAGAAATTTCGAATTTAGATTTAAAGGTTCAGTTTACCAACGAATATTTAAGAAGCGGTGGACTCGAAAAAATATTTAACCCAAATCTTTTGCAGGACTTAATCGATATGGAATTTGACCATAACGGAAAAGCTAATCCTGAATCCGTTACACCAAGAGCAAATGCATTTATGATGGCACTTCTTGGTTCACAACTTCAACCACCTTACTATTCTAAAGACTTTATTTCTGAATATTCTTCTATACTTCAAAAATCAAAATGTTTTGACCAAATAAATATCGACACCACAGAACATTTTGATAAGATATATGATGAATACAAAGTTAAAGAAGATATGCTGTTTAGGGGTCAAAGAGAAGCAAGATGGAGACTTTATAGCAACCTTCAACGTTATTGGATTCTTCACAAATTACACGAAGAAGAAAATTCATTCGAAGAATTTTTAGATAAACTTGTAACTAACGGGAAAGTAGATTACGAAGAATATATAAAACAAATTCTGTCCGAACACAATATTGACAGTTTAAATGCAATTTCGATACTTGGTTTTCTACAACATCATAGTTGTCCAACTCCCTTACTAGATTGGACATACAAATTTCAAAACGCACTATTCTTTGGGTTAGATGGATTAGAACTAAATCAAGGAGCAAAAGAAATAGATGATTATTTTAGTTTGTTTTACATCGAAGAAGAGTATATGGGAGAAGGGGGAATGCGAAAATTAATGGACGGAAGTTTTGAAGATGTTGGTCAGTCCTTGACTTTAGAACTGATTGCTAAAATTGCCAAAGACGACAAACAAAGATTAGAAATGGAGGAACATTTTAAAGGTCGTAGTATAATTGACAAAAGCAAAGTATTTGGTTCAGGACTTGTGAAATTTGTAACAGAGATTAAGCATATGGTAAAAATTCCTTTGAGCTTTTTTAGTGATAAGGATGCTGAAAGTGGTTTTATATTTTCCTTAAACAATAGTAAAAACATTCAGAATCAAGTTGGTGTCTTTACTTGGAATGCTGACCCAATCAAACCATTGGAAATTGTTGGCAATGAGCAATATTTAGAAGCTAAAGAAGAAAATGAACCTGAAGAATATAGATTTTGCTGTTGCCTTAACATAAATAAGAAACTTGCAGACCATATTCGGAAAAGATTAGAATATGACGGAATTACAAGAGATTATATTTATCCAACACCAGAAATTAATACTTGGGACATTTATGAAAAATCAAGAACAAAAAACAGCAGGTAA